The Archocentrus centrarchus isolate MPI-CPG fArcCen1 chromosome 7, fArcCen1, whole genome shotgun sequence genome window below encodes:
- the wdr13 gene encoding WD repeat-containing protein 13 isoform X2: MAAVWQQVLAVDARYNAYRTPTFPQFRTQYIRRRSQLLRENAKCGFEPGLRRQYLRLRSQLLALRYGPLSEQSSFRASSVRSSRTTLDRMEDFEEDPRAQGARGHRRSVSRGSYQLQAQMNRAVYDERPPGSLVPTSVAEASRAMAGDTTLSENYAFAGMHHIFDQHVDSAVPRLQFANDDKHLLACCSLDGTLSIMTLSPPPPSVKVTLKGHGGPVTDFAWSLSNDIIVSTSLDGTLRIWNTEDGRCIREVRDPESSELLCCIFQPMNNNLTVVGNSKHHLQVVNISTGKKVKGGSSKLTGRVLSLSFDSPGRILWAGDDRGSIFSFLFDMATGKLTKAKRLVVSEGSSICSISARSWISREARDPSLLVNACVNKLLLYRVVDNEGTLQLKRNFPIQHGSQLVHSIFCPLMSFRQGACVVTGSEDGCVYFFDVERNTKAIVNKLQGHGGPVLDVSFNCDESLLASADSTGMVIIWRREQK; the protein is encoded by the exons ATGGCAGCAGTTTGGCAGCAGGTGTTGGCAGTGGACGCAAG GTACAATGCTTACCGCACGCCTACCTTCCCACAGTTCCGAACTCAGTACATCCGCCGACGCAGCCAGCTGCTCAGAGAGAACGCCAAGTGTGGCTTTGAGCCAGGGCTGCGCAGGCAGTACCTGAGGCTGCGCAGTCAGCTGCTGGCCCTGCGCTACGGGCCCCTGTCTGAGCAGAGCAGCTTCAGGGCCAGCAGTGTGCGCAGCTCCCGCACCACACTGGACCGAATGGAG GACTTTGAGGAGGACCCCCGTGCCCAAGGGGCTCGTGGTCATCGCCGGTCTGTCAGCAGAGGCTCCTACCAGCTACAGGCCCAGATGAACAGAGCTGTCTACGATGAGAG GCCTCCGGGCAGTTTGGTGCCCACCTCGGTGGCAGAAGCCAGTCGTGCCATGGCAGGGGATACAACCTTGAGTGAAAATTATGCTTTTGCTGGCATGCACCACATATTTGATCAACATGTTGACTCTGCTG tTCCACGGTTGCAGTTTGCTAATGATGACAAGCATCTCCTGGcttgctgctcactggatggCACCTTGTCCATTATGACACTCTCACCACCTCCTCCCAGTGTGAAGGTGACCCTGAAGGGTCATGGAGGTCCAGTTACAGACTTCGCCTGGTCTCTGAGCAATGACATCATTGTGTCGACATCACTGGACGGGACACTGCGTATTTGGAACACAGAGGATGGTCGGTGCATCCGAGAGGTCAGAGACCCAGAATCCAGCGAGTTGCTTTGCTGCATCTTCCAGCCCATGAATAATAACCTTACTGTG GTGGGGAACAGCAAGCACCACCTGCAGGTGGTAAACATCTCCACTGGGAAGAAGGTAAAGGGGGGCTCTAGTAAGCTGACAGGCCGTGTGCTGTCTCTCTCCTTTGATTCTCCGGGGAGGATCCTTTGGGCTGGAGATGACAGGGGGAGCatcttctccttcctctttgaCATGGCCACAG GGAAGCTGACTAAAGCCAAGCGTCTGGTGGTGAGTGAAGGCAGCTCTATCTGCAGCATATCTGCTCGTTCCTGGATTAGCCGAGAGGCCAGAGACCCCTCGCTGCTGGTGAACGCCTGTGTCAATAAGCTACTGCTGTACAG GGTGGTAGACAATGAGGGTACACTACAGCTGAAGAGAAACTTCCCCATCCAACATGGATCCCAGCTCGTTCATAGCATCTTCTGCCCCCTCATGTCTTTCAGACAGGGGGCATGTGTGG TGACTGGCAGCGAGGATGGCTGCGTCTACTTCTTCGATGTCGAGCGCAACACCAAGGCGATAGTAAACAAGCTGCAGGGCCATGGGGGCCCAGTGTTGGATGTCAGCTTCAACTGCGATGAGAGTTTACTGGCATCTGCCGATTCCACCGGTATGGTCATCATCTGGAGGCGTGAGCAAAAGTGA
- the wdr13 gene encoding WD repeat-containing protein 13 isoform X1, producing MAAVWQQVLAVDARYNAYRTPTFPQFRTQYIRRRSQLLRENAKCGFEPGLRRQYLRLRSQLLALRYGPLSEQSSFRASSVRSSRTTLDRMEDFEEDPRAQGARGHRRSVSRGSYQLQAQMNRAVYDERPPGSLVPTSVAEASRAMAGDTTLSENYAFAGMHHIFDQHVDSAVPRLQFANDDKHLLACCSLDGTLSIMTLSPPPPSVKVTLKGHGGPVTDFAWSLSNDIIVSTSLDGTLRIWNTEDGRCIREVRDPESSELLCCIFQPMNNNLTVVGNSKHHLQVVNISTGKKVKGGSSKLTGRVLSLSFDSPGRILWAGDDRGSIFSFLFDMATGKLTKAKRLVVSEGSSICSISARSWISREARDPSLLVNACVNKLLLYSDWQRGWLRLLLRCRAQHQGDSKQAAGPWGPSVGCQLQLR from the exons ATGGCAGCAGTTTGGCAGCAGGTGTTGGCAGTGGACGCAAG GTACAATGCTTACCGCACGCCTACCTTCCCACAGTTCCGAACTCAGTACATCCGCCGACGCAGCCAGCTGCTCAGAGAGAACGCCAAGTGTGGCTTTGAGCCAGGGCTGCGCAGGCAGTACCTGAGGCTGCGCAGTCAGCTGCTGGCCCTGCGCTACGGGCCCCTGTCTGAGCAGAGCAGCTTCAGGGCCAGCAGTGTGCGCAGCTCCCGCACCACACTGGACCGAATGGAG GACTTTGAGGAGGACCCCCGTGCCCAAGGGGCTCGTGGTCATCGCCGGTCTGTCAGCAGAGGCTCCTACCAGCTACAGGCCCAGATGAACAGAGCTGTCTACGATGAGAG GCCTCCGGGCAGTTTGGTGCCCACCTCGGTGGCAGAAGCCAGTCGTGCCATGGCAGGGGATACAACCTTGAGTGAAAATTATGCTTTTGCTGGCATGCACCACATATTTGATCAACATGTTGACTCTGCTG tTCCACGGTTGCAGTTTGCTAATGATGACAAGCATCTCCTGGcttgctgctcactggatggCACCTTGTCCATTATGACACTCTCACCACCTCCTCCCAGTGTGAAGGTGACCCTGAAGGGTCATGGAGGTCCAGTTACAGACTTCGCCTGGTCTCTGAGCAATGACATCATTGTGTCGACATCACTGGACGGGACACTGCGTATTTGGAACACAGAGGATGGTCGGTGCATCCGAGAGGTCAGAGACCCAGAATCCAGCGAGTTGCTTTGCTGCATCTTCCAGCCCATGAATAATAACCTTACTGTG GTGGGGAACAGCAAGCACCACCTGCAGGTGGTAAACATCTCCACTGGGAAGAAGGTAAAGGGGGGCTCTAGTAAGCTGACAGGCCGTGTGCTGTCTCTCTCCTTTGATTCTCCGGGGAGGATCCTTTGGGCTGGAGATGACAGGGGGAGCatcttctccttcctctttgaCATGGCCACAG GGAAGCTGACTAAAGCCAAGCGTCTGGTGGTGAGTGAAGGCAGCTCTATCTGCAGCATATCTGCTCGTTCCTGGATTAGCCGAGAGGCCAGAGACCCCTCGCTGCTGGTGAACGCCTGTGTCAATAAGCTACTGCTGTACAG TGACTGGCAGCGAGGATGGCTGCGTCTACTTCTTCGATGTCGAGCGCAACACCAAGGCGATAGTAAACAAGCTGCAGGGCCATGGGGGCCCAGTGTTGGATGTCAGCTTCAACTGCGATGA
- the LOC115782547 gene encoding probable G-protein coupled receptor 173, with protein MANQSFAIDGPGSLLAVLASQSGLARGGGSSSDSSSNSGGLSATDVSAYFKLVFLGLIICVSLVGNLLVSLLVLRDRTLHKAPYFFLLDLCLADAVRSAACFPFVLVSVHNSSAWPYSELSCKVVAFMAVLFCFHAAFMLFCVAVTRYLAIAHHRFYAKRMTIWTCAAIICMVWTLAVAMAFPPVFDVGTYAFIRDEDQCIFKHRYLKTNDTLGFMLMLAVVVLATHGFYAKLLLFEYRHRKMKPVQLVPAISQNWTFHGPGATGQAAANWIAGFGRGPMPPTLLGIRQNLHNQHRRLLGMEEVRSERRLGRMFYTITLLFLVLWAPYIVACFWRVFVNSCTIPHRYLSITVWMSFAQAGVNPIFCLLLNEDLRKVLRAHLPTYWRTKQHLPQDEAYCIM; from the coding sequence ATGGCTAACCAGAGCTTTGCCATCGATGGCCCTGGCAGTTTGCTGGCTGTGCTGGCCTCGCAGAGTGGACTAGCAAGAGGCGGTGGCAGCAGCAGCGatagcagcagcaacagcggAGGACTCTCTGCCACAGATGTGTCTGCCTACTTTAAGCTGGTCTTCTTAGGGTTGATCATCTGTGTCAGTCTTGTAGGCAACCTCTTGGTCTCCCTGCTGGTCCTGCGAGACAGGACACTTCACAAGGCTCCCTATTTCTTTCTCCTGGACCTGTGCCTGGCCGATGCAGTTCGCTCTGCTGCCTGCTTTCCCTTCGTGCTGGTTTCCGTCCACAACAGCTCGGCCTGGCCTTACAGTGAGTTGAGTTGTAAAGTTGTGGCTTTTATGgctgtgctgttttgttttcatgctgCCTTCATGCTGTTTTGTGTAGCTGTTACTCGCTACCTTGCCATTGCCCACCACCGATTTTACGCCAAACGCATGACCATCTGGACCTGTGCCGCCATCATTTGCATGGTGTGGACTCTGGCAGTCGCCATGGCGTTCCCACCTGTCTTTGATGTGGGAACTTACGCGTTCATTCGTGATGAGGATCAGTGTATTTTTAAACACCGCTACCTGAAGACCAATGACACCCTGGGTTTCATGCTCATGCTGGCTGTGGTGGTCCTGGCTACTCATGGTTTCTACgccaagctgctgctgtttgaatacAGGCACCGCAAGATGAAACCTGTCCAGCTGGTGCCAGCTATCAGCCAGAACTGGACCTTCCATGGTCCTGGGGCCACAGGTCAAGCTGCAGCTAACTGGATCGCAGGGTTTGGTCGTGGTCCCATGCCACCCACTCTGTTGGGCATCAGGCAAAATTTACACAATCAGCACCGGCGGCTGCTCgggatggaggaggtgaggtcAGAGAGGAGGCTGGGCAGGATGTTCTACACCATTACCCTGCTCTTCTTGGTCCTCTGGGCACCATACATCGTGGCGTGCTTCTGGAGGGTCTTTGTAAATTCCTGCACCATCCCTCATAGGTACCTTTCCATCACAGTGTGGATGAGCTTCGCCCAGGCCGGAGTCAACCCCATCTTCTGTCTCCTGCTGAACGAGGACCTGAGGAAAGTGCTGAGAGCTCATCTGCCCACTTACTGGAGGACTAAACAACACCTGCCCCAGGATGAGGCCTACTGCATTATGTGA